The proteins below are encoded in one region of Mycobacterium pseudokansasii:
- a CDS encoding cysteine desulfurase-like protein, with the protein MPYDVARVRGLHPSLGDGWVHFDAPAGMLIPDSVATTVSTAFRRSAASTAGAHPSARRSAAVLDAAREAVADLVNGDPSGVVLGADRAVLLSSLAEASSSRAGLGYEVIVSRLDDEANIAPWLRAAHRYGAKVKWAEVDIETGELPTWQWESLIGKSTRLVAVTSASGTLGAVTDLRAMTKLVHDVGGLVVVDHSAAAPYRLIDIKETEADVVAVNAVGWGGPPVGAMVFREPALMNTFASVSTNPYATGPARLEIGGHQFGLLAGVVASIEYLASLDESARGTRRERLSVSMHSASAYLNRIFDYLMVSLRSLPLVILIGRPEARIPVLSFAFHDVPADRVVQRLADNGILAIANANSRALDVLGANDVGGAVTVGLAHYSTMAEVDQLVRALASLG; encoded by the coding sequence ATGCCATACGACGTCGCCCGGGTGCGAGGGTTGCACCCGTCGCTGGGTGACGGATGGGTGCACTTCGATGCGCCGGCCGGCATGCTGATTCCCGATTCCGTCGCGACCACCGTGTCGACGGCGTTCCGCAGATCCGCCGCCAGTACCGCGGGGGCGCACCCCTCGGCGAGGCGCAGTGCCGCGGTGCTGGATGCGGCACGTGAGGCGGTGGCCGATCTGGTCAACGGTGACCCGAGCGGCGTGGTGCTGGGCGCCGATCGCGCGGTGCTGCTGTCGTCGCTGGCCGAGGCGTCGTCGTCGCGCGCGGGCCTGGGTTACGAGGTGATCGTCAGCCGCCTCGACGACGAGGCCAACATCGCGCCGTGGCTGCGGGCTGCACACCGCTACGGCGCCAAGGTGAAGTGGGCCGAGGTCGACATCGAGACCGGTGAGCTGCCGACGTGGCAGTGGGAGAGCCTGATCGGCAAGTCGACCCGGCTGGTCGCCGTCACCTCCGCGTCGGGGACCCTGGGCGCGGTCACCGACCTGCGGGCGATGACCAAGCTGGTCCACGACGTCGGCGGTCTGGTGGTGGTCGACCACTCCGCTGCCGCCCCGTACCGGCTGATCGACATCAAGGAAACCGAGGCCGACGTGGTGGCGGTGAACGCCGTCGGCTGGGGCGGGCCGCCGGTCGGGGCGATGGTTTTCCGTGAGCCCGCGCTGATGAACACCTTTGCCTCGGTGTCGACGAACCCGTATGCCACCGGTCCGGCGCGGCTGGAGATCGGCGGGCACCAGTTCGGTCTGCTGGCCGGCGTGGTCGCCAGCATCGAATACCTCGCCTCCCTGGACGAGTCGGCTCGCGGGACTCGCCGCGAACGCCTGTCGGTGTCGATGCATTCGGCGTCGGCCTACCTGAACCGGATCTTCGACTACCTGATGGTGTCGTTGCGGTCGTTGCCGTTGGTGATCCTGATCGGCCGCCCGGAAGCGCGGATACCGGTGCTGAGCTTCGCATTTCACGACGTGCCGGCCGATCGGGTGGTACAGCGCCTGGCCGACAACGGCATTCTGGCGATCGCGAATGCCAACTCGCGTGCGCTGGACGTGCTGGGCGCCAACGACGTGGGCGGCGCGGTGACCGTCGGACTGGCCCACTATTCGACGATGGCAGAAGTCGACCAGCTGGTGCGCGCGCTGGCGTCGCTGGGTTAA
- a CDS encoding NAD(P)H-quinone oxidoreductase, protein MRAIVAESADQLVWQDVPDVCAGPDEVLVKVAAAGVNRADVLQAAGKYPPPPGASEIIGMEVSGTVASVGADVTDWSAGQEVCALLAGGGYAEYVAVPAGQVMPLPPKVGLVDAAALPEVAATVWSNLVMTAHLSPGQLLLIHGGASGIGTHAIQVARALGARVAVTAGTPEKLELCRNLGAQITINYHDEDFVARLNEESPGADVILDIMGAAYLDRNIDALATDGQLVVIGMQGGVKAELNLGKLLTKRARIIGTTLRARPVTGPNGKSAIVQAVTASVWPMIANERVRPIIGTRLPIQQAARAHQLMLSGKTYGKILLTV, encoded by the coding sequence ATGCGTGCCATTGTCGCCGAATCGGCGGATCAACTGGTTTGGCAGGACGTGCCCGATGTCTGCGCCGGCCCGGACGAGGTGCTCGTCAAGGTCGCCGCGGCCGGTGTCAACCGCGCCGACGTGCTGCAGGCCGCCGGTAAGTATCCGCCGCCGCCCGGAGCCAGCGAGATCATCGGGATGGAGGTCAGCGGCACCGTCGCGTCGGTGGGCGCCGATGTGACGGATTGGTCAGCGGGACAAGAGGTTTGCGCGTTGCTGGCCGGCGGTGGCTACGCCGAGTACGTCGCCGTTCCCGCCGGCCAGGTGATGCCGCTGCCGCCGAAAGTCGGTCTCGTCGACGCCGCGGCACTGCCCGAAGTCGCCGCCACGGTGTGGTCGAACCTGGTGATGACCGCCCACCTGAGCCCGGGTCAGCTGCTGTTGATCCACGGCGGCGCCAGCGGCATCGGCACCCACGCGATCCAGGTGGCTCGCGCATTGGGTGCCCGGGTGGCGGTCACTGCGGGGACGCCGGAAAAGCTGGAACTCTGCCGCAACCTCGGGGCGCAGATCACCATCAACTATCACGACGAGGACTTCGTCGCTCGCCTCAACGAGGAGAGCCCCGGGGCCGACGTGATTCTCGACATCATGGGCGCGGCCTACCTGGACCGCAATATCGACGCCCTGGCCACCGACGGGCAGCTCGTCGTCATCGGCATGCAGGGCGGCGTCAAGGCGGAGCTCAACCTGGGCAAGTTGCTCACCAAGCGGGCCCGGATCATCGGCACCACGCTGCGGGCCCGGCCGGTGACCGGTCCGAACGGCAAAAGCGCCATCGTCCAGGCGGTGACTGCCTCGGTCTGGCCGATGATCGCCAACGAGCGGGTTCGGCCGATCATCGGCACCCGGCTGCCCATCCAACAGGCGGCGCGGGCGCATCAACTGATGCTGTCGGGCAAGACGTACGGAAAAATCCTGCTGACCGTCTAA
- a CDS encoding bacterial proteasome activator family protein, whose product MVTGLTTGDDDQDVEGVEIIGGEPRFMAALAEDDSDERSLTDLVEQPAKVMRIGTMIKQLLEEVRAAPLDEASRNRLRDIHATSIRELEDGLAPELREELDRLTLPFSEDAAPSDAELRIAQAQLVGWLEGLFHGIQTALFAQQMAARAQLEQMRQGALPPGVGKSGHGHGQYL is encoded by the coding sequence ATGGTGACTGGATTGACTACCGGCGACGACGACCAAGATGTCGAGGGCGTCGAGATCATCGGTGGCGAACCGCGGTTCATGGCCGCGCTCGCCGAAGACGACTCCGACGAGCGTTCGCTGACCGATCTCGTCGAACAGCCCGCCAAGGTGATGCGAATCGGCACCATGATCAAGCAACTGCTCGAAGAGGTCCGTGCCGCGCCGCTGGACGAGGCCAGCCGCAACCGGTTACGCGACATCCACGCCACCAGCATCCGCGAGCTCGAAGACGGCCTGGCGCCGGAACTGCGCGAGGAACTCGACCGGCTGACGCTGCCGTTCAGCGAGGACGCCGCGCCTTCGGACGCCGAGCTGCGCATCGCGCAGGCACAGTTGGTCGGCTGGCTGGAAGGTCTGTTCCACGGCATCCAGACCGCGCTGTTCGCCCAGCAGATGGCCGCCCGCGCGCAGCTGGAGCAGATGCGCCAGGGCGCGCTGCCCCCCGGCGTGGGCAAATCGGGCCACGGCCACGGCCAGTACCTGTAG
- a CDS encoding glycosyltransferase yields the protein MSEFIVAVVVTHRRLDELATSLEVLSTQTRAPDHLIVVDNDADARVRDLVAAQPIPTTYLGSRRNLGGAGGFALGMLHALALGADWVWLADDDGHAHDTGVLETLLACAEKYRLAEVSPMVCNMDDPQRLAFPLRRGLVWRRRTSELPTEQGQELLPGIASLFNGALLRAATCEAIGVPDLRLFIRGDEVEMHRRLVRSGLPFGTCLDAVYLHPCGSEEFKPILGGRMHTQYPDDPGKRFFTYRNRGYVLSQPGLRKLLPQEWIRFGWFFLVTRRDPKGLMEWIRLRRLGRRERFGRPGGVA from the coding sequence ATGAGTGAGTTCATCGTTGCCGTCGTGGTCACCCACCGGCGCCTCGACGAACTCGCCACGTCGCTGGAGGTGTTGAGCACCCAGACCCGGGCACCGGATCACCTGATCGTCGTCGACAACGACGCCGACGCCCGGGTCCGGGATTTGGTTGCGGCCCAACCGATCCCCACCACCTACCTGGGTTCGCGCCGAAACCTGGGCGGCGCAGGCGGTTTCGCACTCGGCATGTTGCACGCGCTGGCGCTGGGCGCCGATTGGGTGTGGCTGGCCGACGACGACGGACACGCGCACGACACCGGCGTGCTCGAGACGCTACTGGCATGCGCCGAGAAATATCGCTTGGCCGAGGTGTCGCCGATGGTGTGCAACATGGACGACCCGCAGCGGCTGGCGTTTCCGCTGCGGCGTGGTCTGGTATGGCGCAGGCGCACCAGCGAATTACCCACCGAGCAGGGACAGGAGCTGCTGCCCGGGATCGCGTCGCTGTTCAACGGGGCACTGCTTCGGGCCGCCACGTGCGAGGCGATCGGTGTGCCCGACCTGCGGCTGTTCATCCGCGGCGACGAGGTGGAAATGCACCGCCGGCTGGTTCGGTCCGGTCTGCCGTTCGGCACCTGCCTGGATGCGGTGTACCTGCACCCGTGCGGGTCCGAGGAATTCAAACCCATCCTGGGCGGCCGCATGCACACCCAATACCCCGACGATCCCGGCAAGCGGTTCTTCACCTACCGCAACCGCGGCTACGTGTTGTCGCAACCGGGTCTGCGTAAGCTCTTGCCCCAGGAGTGGATTCGGTTCGGCTGGTTCTTCCTGGTGACCCGCCGCGACCCTAAGGGCTTGATGGAGTGGATTCGGTTGCGCCGCTTGGGACGTCGTGAGAGGTTCGGGCGGCCCGGAGGTGTGGCATGA
- a CDS encoding CaiB/BaiF CoA transferase family protein has translation MTHDSSHGQPPSATGPAKCLPLEGIRVLDLTRALSGPFCTTLLGDLGADIIKVEPTGGDMIRHWGPHDRGTSLYHVSVNRNKRSISLDLRSDDGRDVLRRLAEQVDVIVENFRPGILADIGLDADWLDQHAPDVLVASVTGFGSRGPLHREPCFDQIIQGMGGLMSLTGEPSRIGVRVGLPIVDLLTGMFAAVGVAATLAGRARGVTTRTVGASMLESALAVLTFQAQNYLSNGIVPERVGNSHPVLAPCGVFQTADHAINIAAGTQAHFERLCRLVGREDVISDPRFCDSPSRLRHREELDAVIAGALARADSGHWVRLLREADIPAGPVHDMAGVFADPQVRAVDVVENVDHPSLGTVHLVRGPLHIDDQPCSVRLAPPLLGEHSREILREFGVSDSEIAGLIADGVLVAHSERVEVSR, from the coding sequence ATGACGCATGACAGTTCGCATGGCCAACCTCCTTCGGCAACCGGTCCCGCCAAGTGCCTTCCGCTCGAGGGCATCCGCGTCCTGGACCTCACCCGGGCGCTGTCGGGCCCGTTCTGCACCACGCTCCTCGGCGACCTCGGCGCCGACATCATCAAGGTCGAGCCGACCGGCGGCGACATGATCCGCCACTGGGGGCCGCACGACCGAGGCACCAGCCTCTACCACGTCTCGGTCAACCGCAACAAGCGCTCCATCTCCCTCGATCTCCGTTCCGACGACGGCAGGGACGTGCTGCGCCGGCTGGCCGAGCAGGTCGACGTGATCGTGGAGAACTTCCGTCCCGGGATCCTGGCGGACATCGGCCTCGACGCCGACTGGCTCGACCAGCACGCACCGGACGTCCTCGTCGCCAGTGTCACCGGGTTCGGGAGCCGCGGACCGCTGCACCGCGAACCCTGCTTCGACCAGATCATCCAGGGCATGGGCGGCCTGATGTCGCTTACCGGCGAGCCGTCGCGCATCGGGGTGCGGGTGGGCCTGCCGATCGTCGACCTCCTCACCGGAATGTTCGCCGCCGTCGGCGTTGCGGCGACGCTCGCCGGGCGTGCCCGGGGTGTCACGACCCGCACCGTCGGCGCCTCCATGCTCGAGAGCGCCTTGGCGGTCCTGACCTTCCAGGCGCAGAATTACCTGTCCAACGGCATCGTCCCCGAACGCGTCGGGAATTCCCATCCGGTTCTGGCACCGTGCGGCGTGTTCCAGACTGCCGACCACGCGATCAACATCGCCGCAGGCACCCAGGCCCATTTCGAGCGGCTCTGCCGACTGGTCGGCCGCGAGGACGTGATCAGCGATCCGCGGTTCTGCGACAGCCCGAGCCGGCTGCGCCATCGCGAGGAACTCGACGCCGTCATCGCCGGGGCTCTGGCCAGGGCGGACTCGGGCCACTGGGTCCGCCTGCTGCGTGAGGCCGACATCCCGGCCGGGCCGGTCCACGACATGGCGGGCGTCTTTGCCGACCCGCAGGTGCGCGCGGTCGACGTCGTCGAGAACGTCGACCACCCCAGCCTCGGCACCGTCCACCTAGTCCGTGGCCCCCTGCACATCGACGACCAGCCGTGCTCCGTGCGGCTGGCGCCGCCCCTGCTCGGCGAACACAGCCGAGAGATCCTGCGCGAGTTCGGTGTGTCCGACAGCGAGATTGCCGGTCTCATCGCCGACGGTGTGCTCGTCGCGCACAGCGAGAGGGTCGAGGTCAGCCGATGA
- a CDS encoding enoyl-CoA hydratase/isomerase family protein gives MSEILWEIDGPLATVTVSRPNKRNALTAAMWTSIAELVPEFAETDGVRVIALRGAGGYFSAGADLADVLAATSDLDAATAYCRIVVGALAAVATCRIPTIAAVDGVAAGGGVELALAADNRIATARSTFQLPFGALGVVPDGITLRRLTTIVGDATAQWMMLTGRPMDAANALRTGLIDDLVTDVPLDAVGRIAESVANHSFPALLRARELVKPTLDATQIERDAEEMARSFVSGHVREAAIRFTEERSRSAEYAANTTAS, from the coding sequence ATGAGCGAGATCCTGTGGGAGATCGACGGTCCGCTGGCCACGGTGACCGTCTCGCGCCCGAATAAGCGCAACGCCCTGACCGCAGCGATGTGGACCTCGATCGCTGAACTGGTCCCGGAGTTCGCCGAGACCGACGGGGTCCGGGTGATCGCGCTGCGGGGGGCCGGCGGCTACTTCTCCGCGGGGGCCGACCTCGCCGACGTGCTGGCCGCGACCAGTGATCTCGACGCCGCGACCGCGTACTGCCGGATCGTCGTCGGGGCATTGGCCGCCGTCGCCACCTGCCGGATCCCGACGATCGCCGCCGTCGACGGCGTCGCGGCGGGCGGCGGCGTCGAGCTGGCTCTGGCGGCGGACAACCGGATCGCGACCGCGCGGAGCACGTTCCAGCTGCCGTTCGGCGCGCTGGGGGTTGTCCCCGACGGCATCACACTGCGCAGGCTGACCACCATCGTCGGCGACGCGACCGCCCAATGGATGATGCTGACCGGCCGCCCGATGGATGCGGCGAACGCGTTGCGCACCGGGCTGATCGACGACCTGGTCACCGACGTGCCGCTCGACGCCGTTGGTCGCATCGCCGAATCCGTGGCCAACCACTCCTTCCCGGCCCTGCTGCGCGCGCGGGAACTGGTCAAACCCACCCTCGACGCCACACAGATCGAGCGCGACGCCGAGGAGATGGCGCGCTCATTCGTGTCGGGACACGTCCGGGAAGCCGCTATCCGCTTCACCGAGGAACGTTCCCGCTCCGCCGAATACGCCGCAAATACCACCGCGAGCTAG
- a CDS encoding DUF6541 family protein: MSLWFGTLIALVLLIAPGAIVARIAQLNWPTAVAVGPPLTYGVIAVAILPYGALGIPWNGWTALLALAVVAAVAIGLQLLLGRFRDRDAEARAVGRGPALTVAAGVLLGVLFIGWAAYRGIPHWQSIPSTWDAVWHANTVRFILDTGQASPTHMGELRNVETHALLYYPSVFHALAAVFCQLTGAAATTGYTLNSLAAAIWLFPVSAAVLTWRVLRSRLAEWPATSASAEWLTAGAAATAAALSASFTAVPYVEFDTAAMPNLAAYGVAVPTMALITSTLRHRDRIPVAVLAFVGVLSVHISGGVVVVLLVSAWWLFEALWHPVRGRLADLLTLACVAVISGLIMLPQVLSVQQQEDIIAGHSFLTYLSKKRGLFDAVFQHSRHLNDLPVQYGLILLAAVGGFILLVKKIWWPLAVWLLLIVMNVNAGTPLGGPIEVVAGGLGEFFYNDPRRIAAATTLLLMLMAGVAVFTIVMLAVAGAKRLTQRFTRFETLPQPFWTWATAALLIGICLASTWHYFPRHRFLFGDKYDSVMIDQRDLDAMAYLATLPGARDTLIGNANTDGTAWMYAVADLHPLWTHYDYPVQQGPGYHRFIFWAYARNGDADPRVLESIKALNIRYILTSSPTVRGFAVPDGLVSLEKSPSWKKIYDNGGARIYQWRGQSSTTHS; this comes from the coding sequence GTGAGCTTGTGGTTCGGAACGCTGATCGCATTGGTATTGCTGATCGCGCCCGGGGCAATCGTCGCACGCATCGCTCAGCTGAATTGGCCCACCGCTGTTGCGGTGGGCCCGCCGCTGACGTACGGCGTCATCGCCGTGGCGATCCTGCCCTATGGGGCACTGGGCATCCCGTGGAACGGCTGGACGGCACTGCTGGCCTTGGCCGTCGTGGCCGCGGTGGCCATCGGCCTTCAGCTGTTGCTCGGCCGCTTTCGGGACCGGGACGCCGAGGCGCGGGCGGTCGGTCGCGGTCCGGCGCTGACGGTCGCGGCCGGGGTGCTGCTGGGGGTGCTGTTCATCGGCTGGGCGGCATATCGTGGGATCCCGCACTGGCAGTCCATCCCCAGCACCTGGGACGCGGTGTGGCACGCCAACACCGTGCGCTTCATCCTCGACACCGGCCAGGCGTCGCCCACCCACATGGGCGAGCTCCGCAACGTCGAAACCCACGCGCTGCTGTATTACCCGTCGGTGTTCCACGCGCTGGCCGCGGTGTTCTGCCAGCTCACCGGCGCCGCAGCCACCACCGGTTACACGCTGAACTCGCTGGCCGCGGCAATCTGGCTGTTTCCGGTGAGCGCGGCGGTGCTGACCTGGCGGGTGCTGCGCTCACGGTTGGCCGAATGGCCGGCCACCTCGGCCTCCGCGGAGTGGCTGACAGCCGGGGCGGCCGCCACCGCGGCGGCATTGTCGGCGTCGTTCACTGCGGTGCCCTACGTCGAGTTCGACACCGCCGCGATGCCCAACCTGGCCGCCTACGGGGTCGCGGTGCCCACCATGGCGCTGATCACCTCGACGCTGCGCCATCGCGACCGGATCCCGGTGGCGGTGCTGGCGTTCGTGGGCGTCTTGTCGGTGCACATCAGCGGCGGCGTCGTCGTCGTGCTGTTGGTGTCGGCGTGGTGGCTTTTCGAGGCGTTGTGGCATCCGGTCCGCGGCCGGCTGGCCGATCTGCTGACACTGGCTTGCGTGGCAGTCATTTCCGGGCTGATCATGCTGCCGCAGGTCCTCAGCGTCCAACAGCAGGAAGACATCATCGCCGGGCATTCGTTTCTCACCTACCTGAGCAAGAAGCGCGGCCTGTTCGACGCCGTTTTCCAGCACTCCCGCCACCTCAACGACCTTCCGGTCCAGTACGGGCTGATCCTGCTGGCCGCCGTCGGCGGGTTCATTCTGCTGGTCAAGAAGATCTGGTGGCCGCTGGCGGTGTGGTTGCTGCTGATCGTGATGAACGTCAACGCCGGCACCCCGCTGGGCGGCCCGATCGAAGTGGTGGCCGGCGGGCTCGGCGAATTCTTCTACAACGACCCGCGCCGGATCGCGGCAGCCACCACGCTGCTGCTGATGCTGATGGCCGGCGTCGCCGTGTTCACGATCGTCATGCTGGCGGTGGCCGGGGCCAAACGACTGACCCAGCGCTTCACGCGGTTCGAGACCCTGCCGCAGCCGTTCTGGACCTGGGCCACCGCCGCGCTGCTGATCGGGATCTGCCTGGCCAGCACCTGGCACTACTTTCCGCGGCACCGCTTCCTGTTCGGCGACAAGTACGACTCGGTGATGATCGACCAACGCGACCTCGACGCCATGGCCTACCTGGCGACTCTGCCCGGCGCGCGCGACACCCTGATCGGCAATGCCAACACCGACGGCACCGCATGGATGTATGCCGTGGCCGACCTGCACCCGTTGTGGACCCACTACGACTACCCCGTGCAGCAAGGCCCCGGGTACCACCGGTTCATCTTCTGGGCCTACGCCCGCAATGGCGATGCCGATCCGCGGGTACTGGAGTCCATCAAGGCCCTCAATATCCGCTACATCCTGACCAGCAGCCCGACGGTCAGGGGCTTCGCCGTTCCCGACGGACTAGTCTCTCTGGAGAAATCGCCGTCGTGGAAGAAGATCTACGACAACGGCGGGGCGCGGATTTACCAGTGGCGCGGGCAGAGCTCGACGACGCACTCCTAG
- a CDS encoding ABC transporter ATP-binding protein — MSKGPHIETRDAWVEFPIFDAKSRSLKKAFLGKAGGAIGRNSSNVVVIEALRDITMSLELGDRVGLVGHNGAGKSTLLRLLSGIYEPTRGWAKVNGRVAPVFDLGIGMDPEISGYENIIIRGLFLGQTRKQMQAKVDEIAEFTELGEYLSMPLRTYSTGMRVRLAMGVVTSIDPEILLLDEGIGAVDAEFLKKAQSRLQSLVDRSGILVFASHSNEFLARLCKTAMWIDHGVIKMTGGIEDVVRAYEGADAARHVHDVLAETANSGRAQQPLAQQASGDE, encoded by the coding sequence GTGTCCAAGGGTCCGCACATCGAGACGCGCGATGCGTGGGTGGAGTTTCCCATCTTCGACGCCAAATCGCGTTCCCTGAAGAAGGCCTTCCTGGGCAAGGCCGGCGGTGCGATCGGCCGCAACAGTTCCAACGTCGTCGTCATCGAGGCGTTGCGGGACATCACCATGTCGCTCGAACTCGGCGACCGGGTGGGCCTCGTAGGCCACAACGGAGCCGGGAAATCGACTCTGCTGCGCCTACTTTCAGGAATTTACGAGCCGACGCGCGGCTGGGCCAAGGTCAACGGCCGGGTAGCGCCGGTATTCGATCTGGGCATCGGCATGGACCCCGAGATCTCCGGCTACGAAAACATCATCATCCGCGGCTTGTTCCTGGGCCAGACCCGAAAGCAGATGCAGGCCAAGGTGGACGAGATCGCCGAGTTCACCGAGTTGGGCGAGTACCTGTCGATGCCGCTGCGCACCTATTCCACCGGCATGCGGGTTCGGTTGGCGATGGGTGTGGTGACCAGCATCGACCCGGAGATCCTGTTGCTGGACGAAGGCATCGGCGCGGTGGACGCCGAATTCCTCAAGAAAGCCCAGTCGCGGCTGCAGAGTCTGGTCGACCGTTCCGGAATCCTGGTGTTCGCAAGCCATTCCAACGAATTTCTGGCCCGGCTGTGCAAGACCGCGATGTGGATCGACCACGGCGTCATCAAAATGACCGGCGGTATCGAAGACGTGGTGCGCGCCTACGAGGGTGCGGACGCGGCGCGGCACGTGCACGACGTGCTGGCCGAGACGGCGAACTCCGGCAGGGCGCAACAGCCGCTGGCGCAACAAGCGTCCGGGGATGAGTGA
- a CDS encoding ABC transporter permease, translating to MTFIDAQASFKAQSRTLARARRDLVDGFRRHELWLHLGWQDIKQRYRRSVLGPFWITIATGTTAVAMGGLYSKLFHLELSEHLPYVTLGLIIWNLINAAILDGADVFVSNEGLIKQLPTPLSVHVYRLVWRQMILFAHNIVIYLAVAIIFPKPWSWADLSVFPALGLIVLNCVWVSLCFGILATRYRDIGPLLFSVVQLLFFMTPIIWNDDTLRQQGAGRWSRIVELNPLLHYLDIVRAPLLGAHQELRHWMVVVVLTVVGWVLAAVAMRQYRARVPYWV from the coding sequence ATGACGTTCATCGACGCTCAAGCTAGTTTCAAAGCACAGTCGCGGACACTCGCCCGCGCCCGTCGCGATCTGGTCGACGGGTTCCGGCGTCACGAGCTGTGGCTGCACCTGGGCTGGCAGGACATCAAGCAGCGGTACCGCCGCTCGGTGCTCGGCCCGTTCTGGATCACCATCGCCACCGGTACCACCGCGGTGGCGATGGGCGGGCTCTATTCCAAGTTGTTTCACCTCGAGTTGTCGGAGCATCTGCCCTACGTCACGCTCGGGCTGATCATCTGGAACCTGATCAACGCCGCCATCCTGGACGGCGCCGATGTGTTCGTCTCCAACGAGGGTCTGATCAAACAATTGCCGACACCGTTGAGCGTGCACGTGTACCGGCTGGTGTGGCGGCAGATGATCTTGTTCGCCCACAACATCGTGATCTATCTGGCGGTGGCGATCATCTTCCCCAAGCCGTGGTCGTGGGCCGATCTGTCGGTGTTTCCGGCATTGGGGCTGATCGTGCTCAATTGCGTATGGGTGTCACTGTGTTTCGGCATCCTGGCCACCCGCTACCGCGACATCGGGCCCCTGCTGTTCTCGGTGGTCCAGCTGCTGTTCTTCATGACGCCGATCATCTGGAACGACGACACCCTGCGCCAGCAGGGCGCCGGACGGTGGTCGCGCATCGTCGAACTCAACCCGCTGCTGCACTACCTCGACATCGTGCGGGCGCCGCTGCTGGGCGCGCACCAGGAGTTGCGGCACTGGATGGTGGTGGTGGTGCTGACCGTCGTCGGGTGGGTGCTGGCGGCGGTTGCCATGCGGCAATATCGCGCGCGGGTGCCCTATTGGGTTTGA